One genomic segment of Vulpes lagopus strain Blue_001 chromosome 9, ASM1834538v1, whole genome shotgun sequence includes these proteins:
- the GDAP1 gene encoding ganglioside-induced differentiation-associated protein 1 isoform X1 encodes MARRQEEQRGRAPLMAEGKPDAEVRLILYHWTHSFSSQKVRLVIAEKALKCEEHDVSLPLSEHNEPWFMRLNSTGEVPVLIHGENIICEATQIIDYLEQTFLDEKTPRLMPDKGSMYYPRVQHYRELLDSLPMDAYTHGCILHPELTVDSMIPAYATTRIRSQIGNTESELKKLAEENPDLQEAYIAKQKRLKSKLLDHDNVKYLKKILDELEKVLDQVETELQRRNEETPEEGRQPWLCGESFTLADVSLAVTLHRLKFLGFARRNWGNGKRPNLETYYERVLKRKTFNKVLGHVNNILISAVLPTAFRVAKKRAPKVLGTTLVVGLLAGMGYFAFMLFRKRLGSMILALRPRPNYF; translated from the exons ATGGCGcggaggcaggaggagcagagggggcgCGCGCCCTTGATGGCGGAAGGCAAGCCGGACGCGGAGGTCAGGCTCATTCTGTACCACTGGACACATTCTTTCAGCTCTCAAAAG GTGCGCTTGGTAATTGCTGAAAAGGCATTGAAGTGCGAGGAACATGATGTAAGTCTGCCCCTGAGTGAACACAATGAGCCTTGGTTTATGCGTTTGAACTCAACTGGAGAAGTGCCTGTCCTTATCCACGGGGAAAACATTATTTGTGAGGCCACTCAGATCATTGATTATCTTGAACAGACTTTCCTGGATG AAAAAACACCCAGGTTAATGCCTGATAAAGGAAGCATGTACTACCCACGGGTACAACATTATCGAGAACTGCTTGACTCATTGCCAATGGATGCCTATACTCATGGCTGCATTTTACATCCTGAGCTAACTGTGGACTCCATGATCCCTGCTTATGCAACCACAAGGATTCGCA GCCAAATTGGTAACACAGAATCTGAACTGAAAAAACTTGCTGAAGAAAACCCAGATTTACAAGAGGCATACATCGCAAAACAGAAGCGACTTAAA TCAAAGCTGCTTGACCATGACAatgtcaaatatttgaagaaaattctTGATGAACTGGAGAAAGTCTTGGATCAGGTTGAAACTGAGttgcaaagaagaaatgaagaaacccCAG AAGAGGGCCGCCAGCCTTGGCTCTGCGGAGAATCCTTCACTCTGGCAGACGTCTCTCTCGCTGTCACATTGCATCGACTGAAGTTCCTGGGGTTTGCGAGGAGAAACTGGGGAAATGGAAAGCGACCAAACTTGGAAACCTATTACGAACGTGTCttgaagagaaaaacatttaacaagGTTTTAGGACATGTCAACAATATATTAATCTCTGCAGTGCTGCCAACAGCATTCCGGGTGGCCAAGAAAAGGGCCCCAAAAGTTCTTGGCACCACCCTTGTGGTTGGTTTGCTTGCAGGAATGGGATATTTTGCTTTTATGCTTTTCAGAAAGAGACTTGGCAGCATGATATTAGCACTTAGACCCAGACCAAATTATTTCTAG
- the GDAP1 gene encoding ganglioside-induced differentiation-associated protein 1 isoform X2 — protein MPDKGSMYYPRVQHYRELLDSLPMDAYTHGCILHPELTVDSMIPAYATTRIRSQIGNTESELKKLAEENPDLQEAYIAKQKRLKSKLLDHDNVKYLKKILDELEKVLDQVETELQRRNEETPEEGRQPWLCGESFTLADVSLAVTLHRLKFLGFARRNWGNGKRPNLETYYERVLKRKTFNKVLGHVNNILISAVLPTAFRVAKKRAPKVLGTTLVVGLLAGMGYFAFMLFRKRLGSMILALRPRPNYF, from the exons ATGCCTGATAAAGGAAGCATGTACTACCCACGGGTACAACATTATCGAGAACTGCTTGACTCATTGCCAATGGATGCCTATACTCATGGCTGCATTTTACATCCTGAGCTAACTGTGGACTCCATGATCCCTGCTTATGCAACCACAAGGATTCGCA GCCAAATTGGTAACACAGAATCTGAACTGAAAAAACTTGCTGAAGAAAACCCAGATTTACAAGAGGCATACATCGCAAAACAGAAGCGACTTAAA TCAAAGCTGCTTGACCATGACAatgtcaaatatttgaagaaaattctTGATGAACTGGAGAAAGTCTTGGATCAGGTTGAAACTGAGttgcaaagaagaaatgaagaaacccCAG AAGAGGGCCGCCAGCCTTGGCTCTGCGGAGAATCCTTCACTCTGGCAGACGTCTCTCTCGCTGTCACATTGCATCGACTGAAGTTCCTGGGGTTTGCGAGGAGAAACTGGGGAAATGGAAAGCGACCAAACTTGGAAACCTATTACGAACGTGTCttgaagagaaaaacatttaacaagGTTTTAGGACATGTCAACAATATATTAATCTCTGCAGTGCTGCCAACAGCATTCCGGGTGGCCAAGAAAAGGGCCCCAAAAGTTCTTGGCACCACCCTTGTGGTTGGTTTGCTTGCAGGAATGGGATATTTTGCTTTTATGCTTTTCAGAAAGAGACTTGGCAGCATGATATTAGCACTTAGACCCAGACCAAATTATTTCTAG